A region of bacterium DNA encodes the following proteins:
- the sugE gene encoding quaternary ammonium compound efflux SMR transporter SugE: MKWFILIVAGLFEMGWAVGLKYTDGFTRLWPTVGTAVSMVISLGLLGIAMKSLPLGTAYAVWVGVGAVGTAILGIVLFGESANPMRLASLGLIIVGIIGLKIATPA, translated from the coding sequence ATGAAGTGGTTCATTCTCATCGTGGCGGGCCTGTTCGAGATGGGTTGGGCGGTCGGGCTCAAGTACACCGACGGCTTCACCCGCCTGTGGCCGACCGTCGGCACCGCGGTTTCCATGGTCATCAGCCTGGGATTGCTCGGCATCGCCATGAAGTCGCTGCCGCTCGGTACGGCCTACGCGGTATGGGTCGGCGTCGGCGCCGTCGGGACGGCGATCCTGGGCATTGTCCTGTTCGGTGAGTCGGCCAATCCCATGCGCCTGGCAAGTCTCGGCCTGATCATCGTCGGCATTATCGGCCTCAAGATCGCAACTCCGGCCTGA
- a CDS encoding 6-bladed beta-propeller, whose amino-acid sequence MGNLLQTWRTMALGAITAIGLACALSSQAAHAGGPNLVLDADLTLGGAEVADEYFFGSVSSVVEDSKGNIYVLDRNLPALMKFSRDGELQQVLDNAGDGPGDLMSHPSAAIDSHDRIYIVGHGGRVEILDAQLTHVGSFERHNAVDLPRAIAVFADGSVVICVRGRQDETIIDLYGPDHAYRKSFSDNYVKGRNTPWYVGTTYIGGDLAIMAPDALVYAQMAPYAIRKFDKAGNLLVETRAGGADYVPEPPMPEVDGDRITYHMFPATSGIVALSNGHVLVTSFSRGENDAGRSLLCLYDSNVALVAVGSSAGFESVVGSGRDGAVYLYRKGEEHNVVVRAHVGQVKGR is encoded by the coding sequence ATGGGAAACCTGCTGCAAACATGGCGAACAATGGCCCTGGGTGCGATAACCGCCATCGGGCTCGCTTGTGCGCTCTCGTCGCAGGCGGCGCATGCCGGTGGGCCCAACCTGGTACTGGATGCGGACCTGACCCTGGGCGGAGCCGAGGTTGCGGACGAGTACTTCTTCGGGAGCGTTTCCTCCGTTGTGGAAGACTCGAAGGGCAACATCTACGTCCTGGACCGGAATCTGCCCGCCCTCATGAAGTTCTCGCGGGATGGCGAGTTGCAGCAGGTGCTGGACAACGCCGGTGACGGACCCGGTGACCTGATGTCGCATCCGAGTGCCGCCATCGACAGCCATGACCGGATCTACATCGTCGGGCACGGAGGCCGCGTGGAGATCCTCGATGCGCAGCTGACCCACGTGGGCTCGTTCGAGCGCCACAATGCCGTGGACCTGCCGCGGGCCATCGCCGTCTTCGCGGACGGATCGGTCGTGATCTGTGTCCGGGGCCGTCAGGACGAGACGATCATTGACCTGTATGGCCCGGATCACGCGTACCGGAAGTCCTTTTCGGACAACTATGTGAAGGGCCGCAACACGCCGTGGTACGTGGGAACCACCTACATCGGCGGTGACCTGGCGATCATGGCGCCCGATGCCCTGGTCTATGCGCAGATGGCGCCCTACGCGATCCGCAAGTTCGACAAGGCGGGAAACCTGCTCGTGGAAACCAGGGCCGGCGGCGCCGACTATGTACCGGAACCGCCCATGCCGGAAGTCGATGGCGACCGGATCACGTACCACATGTTCCCGGCCACCTCGGGCATCGTGGCCTTGTCGAACGGGCATGTCCTGGTCACATCCTTCAGCCGGGGCGAGAACGACGCGGGCCGGAGCCTGCTGTGTCTCTACGACAGCAACGTGGCGCTGGTGGCCGTTGGAAGCTCGGCCGGATTCGAGTCGGTGGTCGGTTCGGGGCGGGACGGCGCGGTGTATCTCTATCGGAAGGGCGAAGAGCACAACGTGGTTGTCCGTGCCCACGTGGGGCAGGTGAAGGGCAGATAG
- a CDS encoding GrpB family protein, protein MPEVHLSEYQDTWPTQYAQVAAELRSAITHPGIVPEHIGSTAVPGLCAKPVLDVLLGVAALDEVQASVAALASLGFVYRPEYELQIPDRRYFVRAEGVTPRVHIHAVVLGGTLWLQHLGFRDAMRANEDITRAYAELKRHLAVLHASDKAAYTEAKAPFIKRVLDTTAPPEEG, encoded by the coding sequence ATGCCCGAAGTCCATCTCAGTGAGTACCAGGACACGTGGCCTACGCAATACGCGCAGGTCGCGGCCGAGCTCCGATCAGCGATCACTCACCCCGGCATTGTTCCTGAGCACATCGGAAGCACCGCGGTTCCCGGGCTCTGCGCCAAGCCGGTGCTTGACGTCCTTCTTGGCGTGGCGGCACTCGACGAGGTGCAAGCCAGTGTCGCGGCCCTCGCGTCGCTCGGTTTCGTCTACCGTCCCGAGTATGAGCTGCAGATACCCGACCGTCGGTACTTCGTAAGGGCTGAAGGCGTGACGCCGCGCGTGCACATCCACGCCGTCGTGCTGGGGGGCACGCTTTGGCTGCAGCATCTCGGGTTCCGCGATGCGATGCGCGCGAACGAAGACATCACGCGGGCCTACGCCGAGCTGAAGCGGCACCTGGCCGTGCTGCACGCCTCGGACAAGGCCGCCTACACCGAGGCCAAGGCGCCGTTCATCAAGCGTGTCCTTGACACGACAGCCCCACCAGAAGAGGGATAG